From one Geoalkalibacter halelectricus genomic stretch:
- a CDS encoding prolipoprotein diacylglyceryl transferase family protein, giving the protein MGANTIFVCALLVLVVGNLVFGFRFLPGERWQVLAALPGSKRNAGGSWQATNLTWYGLLTANAYAAALALLFVLLQSLGLSMVRVVLLAGILLALCIPAAGIIARWVEGKAYTLTVGGAVFVGFLVAPLGIALVNGIPLGEKPPLPLLPTLAAIAIAYALGEGMGRLACISFGCCYGKTLAQCPRWMSMLLGRWSFTFQGEMKKIAYASGLQGQPVVPIQAMTAVLYCGVALLGTFWFLNGNFALAFLATVSLTQIWRAVSEMLRADHRGGGRLSAYQWMALALVPCAAGLVWMGGGEQNLAPQVLQGLAVLWRTDVLLTLQGLWMLIFLHTGRSKTTGAELFFHVHRERI; this is encoded by the coding sequence ATGGGGGCCAACACAATTTTCGTCTGTGCATTGTTGGTGCTGGTCGTAGGCAACCTGGTATTCGGCTTTCGCTTTTTGCCGGGTGAGCGCTGGCAGGTATTGGCGGCCCTGCCCGGCAGTAAGCGCAACGCCGGGGGCAGTTGGCAGGCCACCAATCTGACCTGGTATGGCCTGCTGACCGCCAACGCCTATGCGGCAGCTCTTGCGCTGCTGTTCGTGTTGCTTCAATCCCTCGGGCTTTCGATGGTGCGGGTGGTTTTGCTCGCCGGGATTTTACTTGCGCTTTGCATCCCCGCGGCCGGCATTATTGCCCGGTGGGTGGAAGGCAAGGCCTACACGCTGACGGTCGGCGGAGCGGTTTTCGTCGGTTTTCTGGTTGCGCCCTTGGGGATTGCCCTGGTCAATGGGATTCCTTTGGGCGAGAAGCCGCCATTGCCGCTGCTGCCGACTCTGGCCGCCATCGCCATTGCCTATGCCCTGGGTGAAGGGATGGGGCGGCTGGCCTGCATCAGTTTCGGCTGCTGCTATGGAAAGACTCTGGCACAGTGTCCGCGCTGGATGAGCATGCTCCTTGGGCGCTGGAGCTTTACTTTTCAGGGCGAGATGAAAAAAATTGCCTATGCAAGTGGTTTACAGGGCCAGCCGGTGGTGCCGATACAAGCCATGACCGCGGTGCTGTACTGCGGCGTGGCGCTGTTGGGAACCTTTTGGTTTCTCAACGGAAACTTCGCTTTAGCCTTTCTGGCCACGGTGAGCCTGACTCAGATCTGGCGCGCGGTTTCGGAAATGCTGCGTGCTGACCATCGCGGCGGTGGGCGACTATCGGCCTATCAGTGGATGGCATTGGCCCTGGTGCCCTGCGCGGCTGGTCTGGTCTGGATGGGAGGCGGGGAGCAGAATCTGGCGCCTCAGGTTCTTCAGGGTCTGGCGGTTCTCTGGCGAACCGATGTGCTGCTGACCCTACAGGGTCTATGGATGTTGATTTTCCTTCACACGGGGCGCAGCAAAACCACGGGCGCCGAACTGTTCTTTCATGTCCATCGTGAACGCATTTGA
- a CDS encoding DUF2062 domain-containing protein has product MIRRIYSQISILLSQGMSPRALAATLALGTLIGTLPVVWGTSLLCALTAAGLRLNQLAMQAVNYLVWPLQIALFIPFFKAGRGLVPNSPVELDSAMLAEQMRAAPLQAVASLGEANLLALLGWLCWAPLGSVLLYGLLRLGLWRLEGSRRARQRSRA; this is encoded by the coding sequence TTGATCCGCAGGATTTATTCGCAAATCAGCATTCTCCTGTCCCAGGGAATGAGCCCGCGCGCCCTGGCCGCCACTCTCGCCCTGGGCACCTTGATCGGCACGCTGCCGGTTGTCTGGGGCACCAGCCTTCTGTGCGCCCTGACCGCCGCGGGTCTGCGCCTCAACCAACTGGCGATGCAGGCGGTTAATTATCTGGTCTGGCCGCTACAGATCGCGTTGTTTATCCCTTTTTTCAAGGCCGGTCGAGGGCTGGTGCCGAATTCCCCGGTTGAACTCGATTCGGCAATGCTTGCCGAACAGATGCGCGCCGCTCCCCTTCAGGCAGTCGCTTCCCTCGGTGAGGCCAATCTGCTTGCCTTGCTGGGATGGCTGTGTTGGGCGCCTTTGGGCAGCGTTTTGCTCTATGGATTGTTGCGCTTGGGGCTTTGGCGCCTGGAGGGCTCAAGAAGAGCAAGGCAGCGCTCCAGGGCTTGA
- a CDS encoding hydrogenase maturation protease codes for MGYGNLLRADDGCGRLLAADLAKRLPPQRAQVLSAHQLTPELCLEIARESVDRALFIDVARHQQRPFVLHRIRPEGDKGRCGHQLSPELLLMLAQRLYGRSPRAWLLTLPAYRTTLGEELSRQAQAALPQALERCLALLEPSRRQSPKRNNP; via the coding sequence ATGGGATACGGCAACCTGCTGCGCGCCGACGACGGCTGTGGCAGGCTTCTGGCCGCGGATCTCGCCAAACGCCTGCCCCCCCAGCGTGCGCAGGTGCTTTCGGCGCACCAATTAACGCCGGAATTGTGCCTGGAAATCGCTCGGGAGTCCGTCGACCGAGCACTGTTCATCGACGTGGCGCGCCATCAGCAACGCCCCTTCGTCCTCCATCGCATCCGACCCGAGGGGGATAAGGGGCGCTGCGGCCACCAACTTTCTCCAGAGCTGTTGCTCATGCTGGCCCAGCGCCTCTACGGCCGCAGTCCACGCGCCTGGCTGCTCACCCTGCCGGCTTACCGCACCACCCTCGGCGAAGAACTCAGTCGCCAGGCGCAAGCAGCCCTGCCTCAAGCCCTGGAGCGCTGCCTTGCTCTTCTTGAGCCCTCCAGGCGCCAAAGCCCCAAGCGCAACAATCCATAG
- a CDS encoding Ni/Fe hydrogenase subunit alpha, with amino-acid sequence MSRTIHIEPITRIEGHAKISIQLDAQGRVADARFHVTEFRGFEKFCIGRSFWEMPGITARVCGICPVSHLLASSKAGDAILGVRTPAPAVSLRRLMNYAQLVQSHALSFFLLSGPDLLLGMDTDPAQRNLMGLIAAHPEIARGGIRLRAFGQHLIRTLGERSVHPSWSVPGGVRSGLNAEAKQKILGELPAMFTLVDQALDLFKDALDRLKDEVDVYGEFPSLFMGLVGEDGGLEHYDGRLRIVAADGKIIEDQVPPENFPELIAEEEEPWTYLKFPYYAPLGPEKGMYRVGPLARLNVCDFAGTRKADRELRQFRHYCAPGKPVNGSFFYHYARLIEILHALERIEELLGDDILDARHIRSRAGVNQNVGIGVCEAPRGTLFHHYQVDDHGLLEKVNLIIATGQNNLAMNRTIKQIAQRFLTAERLDEGLLNRVEHGIRAYDPCLSCSTHEAGRMPLHLELHGADGRLLDEAHRA; translated from the coding sequence ATGTCACGCACGATCCATATCGAACCGATCACCCGCATCGAGGGGCACGCCAAAATCAGCATCCAGCTCGACGCGCAGGGCCGGGTGGCCGATGCCCGCTTCCACGTCACCGAATTTCGCGGCTTCGAGAAGTTCTGCATCGGCCGCAGTTTCTGGGAGATGCCCGGCATTACGGCGCGCGTTTGCGGCATCTGTCCGGTCAGTCACCTGCTTGCTTCAAGCAAGGCCGGCGATGCCATTCTCGGTGTGCGCACGCCTGCTCCGGCCGTATCCCTGCGCCGCCTGATGAACTACGCCCAACTGGTGCAAAGCCACGCCCTGAGCTTCTTTCTGCTCTCCGGCCCGGATCTGCTGCTGGGCATGGACACCGACCCGGCGCAGCGCAATCTCATGGGACTGATCGCCGCCCATCCCGAAATCGCCCGCGGCGGCATTCGCCTGCGCGCCTTCGGCCAGCACCTGATCCGCACCCTGGGCGAACGCAGCGTGCATCCCTCCTGGTCGGTGCCAGGCGGGGTGCGGTCCGGACTCAATGCCGAAGCCAAACAGAAGATCCTTGGCGAGCTCCCCGCAATGTTCACCCTGGTCGATCAGGCCCTGGATTTGTTCAAGGATGCCCTAGATCGCCTCAAGGACGAGGTCGATGTCTACGGCGAGTTTCCCAGCCTGTTCATGGGTCTGGTCGGCGAGGACGGCGGCCTGGAGCATTACGATGGTCGCCTGCGCATCGTCGCTGCCGACGGAAAAATCATCGAGGATCAGGTGCCCCCGGAAAACTTCCCCGAACTGATCGCCGAGGAGGAGGAACCCTGGACTTATCTGAAATTTCCTTATTACGCTCCCCTGGGGCCCGAAAAAGGCATGTACCGGGTCGGCCCCCTGGCACGGCTCAATGTCTGCGATTTCGCCGGCACCCGCAAGGCCGACCGGGAACTGCGCCAGTTTCGCCACTACTGCGCACCCGGCAAGCCCGTCAACGGCAGCTTTTTCTATCACTACGCGCGGCTCATCGAGATCCTCCACGCCCTGGAGCGCATAGAAGAACTACTGGGCGACGACATTCTGGACGCTCGTCATATCCGCAGCCGCGCCGGGGTCAACCAAAATGTCGGCATCGGCGTCTGCGAGGCGCCGCGCGGCACCCTCTTCCACCATTATCAGGTCGACGACCACGGTCTGCTCGAAAAGGTCAACCTGATCATCGCCACCGGACAGAACAACCTGGCCATGAACCGCACCATCAAGCAGATCGCCCAGCGCTTCCTTACCGCTGAGCGCCTTGATGAAGGCCTGCTCAACCGCGTTGAACACGGCATCCGCGCCTACGACCCCTGTCTGAGCTGCTCGACCCACGAGGCGGGTCGCATGCCCCTGCACCTGGAACTGCACGGGGCCGACGGACGCCTGCTTGACGAGGCGCACCGCGCCTGA
- a CDS encoding NADH-quinone oxidoreductase subunit B family protein — protein sequence MNAEPQKVRLATVWLGGCSGCHMSFLDLDESLMDLSEQVELVYGPLVDAKTYPENVDLCLVEGAVTNIENLELARRIRTHTKIVVSFGDCAVTGNVTSMRNRIPVKDLLTAVYQQARAPIGPQALEVLPALLEKALPLHQAIRVDVFLPGCPPVPERISAVLDALLKGQEVELSPPLRTFG from the coding sequence ATGAACGCTGAACCGCAAAAGGTGCGCCTCGCCACGGTCTGGTTGGGGGGGTGCTCCGGTTGTCATATGAGTTTTCTTGATCTCGACGAAAGTCTCATGGATCTGAGCGAGCAGGTCGAACTGGTTTACGGCCCCCTGGTCGACGCCAAAACCTATCCTGAAAATGTCGATCTGTGCCTGGTCGAGGGCGCCGTGACCAACATAGAAAATCTCGAACTGGCCCGCCGCATTCGCACCCACACGAAAATCGTGGTGAGCTTTGGCGATTGCGCGGTCACCGGCAACGTCACCAGCATGCGCAATCGCATCCCCGTCAAGGATCTGCTCACCGCCGTCTACCAGCAGGCCCGCGCGCCCATCGGTCCGCAAGCCCTTGAAGTGCTGCCGGCGTTGCTGGAAAAAGCCCTTCCCCTGCATCAGGCGATCCGGGTCGATGTCTTCTTGCCCGGCTGTCCACCGGTGCCCGAGCGCATCAGCGCCGTCCTCGACGCCCTTCTCAAGGGCCAGGAGGTCGAACTTTCACCGCCGCTGCGCACCTTCGGCTAA
- the hoxU gene encoding bidirectional hydrogenase complex protein HoxU — translation MSVITLTLNGELVSARTGQSLLEAIRDQGVKLPTLCHLDGLSTRGGCRLCLVEIGGSPRLLPACTTEAVEGMVVVTHNDKINHYRKLILELTFAERNHTCAVCVSNEHCELQALAAELGMDHVRYDYLDPDLGMDTSHEKFGVDHNRCILCLRCVRVCDEVEGAHTWDVRGRGILSQVITDLNRPWGESETCTECGKCVEICPTGALFDQGASVGEMKKDARFLRRILDGREKRQWQR, via the coding sequence ATGTCGGTTATCACATTGACCCTTAACGGTGAACTGGTGAGCGCCCGCACCGGGCAAAGCCTGCTTGAAGCGATTCGGGATCAGGGCGTCAAACTGCCTACCCTGTGCCATCTCGACGGCCTGAGCACCCGGGGCGGCTGTCGTCTGTGCCTGGTCGAGATCGGCGGATCGCCGCGTTTGCTGCCGGCCTGCACGACCGAGGCGGTGGAAGGCATGGTGGTGGTCACCCACAACGACAAGATCAACCATTACCGCAAGTTGATTCTGGAATTGACCTTCGCCGAGCGCAATCATACCTGCGCGGTGTGCGTCAGCAACGAGCACTGTGAATTGCAGGCCCTGGCCGCCGAACTGGGCATGGATCATGTGCGCTATGACTATTTGGACCCCGATCTCGGGATGGACACCAGCCACGAAAAGTTCGGCGTCGATCACAATCGCTGTATTTTGTGCCTGCGCTGCGTGAGGGTTTGCGACGAAGTCGAGGGCGCTCATACCTGGGATGTGCGCGGTCGCGGCATCCTGAGCCAGGTGATTACCGACCTTAATCGGCCCTGGGGCGAGAGCGAGACCTGCACCGAATGCGGCAAATGCGTCGAAATCTGCCCGACGGGGGCGCTGTTCGATCAGGGCGCTTCGGTGGGGGAGATGAAAAAGGATGCACGCTTTCTGCGCCGCATTCTCGATGGCCGCGAAAAGCGTCAATGGCAGCGCTGA
- a CDS encoding NuoF family protein — translation MNPTELHERAEQERRRQRNLRLRLFLCYSTPCLSAGADRVKAVLDEEIAACNTDAQIDLEVVETGCMGLCSRGPLLRIVQADGSEKIFENVTPESAPSILDACLSNTEPTKVAQLSPDLAFFTQQTRIALENNGWIDPEKIEHSLARGAYGALAQALHDMTPEEVCNEITRSGLRGRGGGGYPTGVKWELVRKAPGERKFVVANGDEGDPGAYMDRSLMESDPHRVLEGMAIAGYAVGAEQGYIYVRGEYPLVAARLAKAIKAAEKSGLLGSRVLDSGFNFRIDLRVGGGAFVCGEETALMTSIMGRRGQPVPRPPYPAQSGLWGCPTLINNVETFANIAPIVKNGAAWYAGFGTEKSKGTKVFALCGEVVNSGLIEVEMGISLRRIVFDIGGGLPDGGRFKAAQTGGPSGGCIPAEHLDTPVDYESLKDLGSMMGSGGLIVMNETSCMPDVAKFFMEFCMDESCGKCVPCRAGTVEMHRLLTRITDGSAVPEDLQTLEELCRLVQETSLCGLGMTAPNPVLNTLLYFRNEYLAHVDERNCPAGNCTLDRIPLYKLPEHVDRLAILKERS, via the coding sequence ATGAACCCGACAGAGCTGCACGAACGCGCCGAACAGGAACGCCGGCGCCAGCGAAACCTGAGACTGCGCTTGTTTTTGTGCTACAGCACCCCCTGCCTTTCGGCCGGGGCCGACCGCGTCAAAGCCGTTCTTGATGAGGAAATCGCCGCGTGCAATACAGATGCGCAGATCGACCTTGAGGTCGTTGAGACCGGCTGCATGGGACTTTGCAGCCGCGGACCGTTGCTGCGAATCGTTCAGGCCGACGGCAGCGAAAAAATCTTCGAGAATGTCACGCCGGAGTCCGCTCCCTCGATCCTCGACGCCTGCCTTTCGAACACCGAGCCAACGAAAGTCGCGCAACTCTCGCCTGATCTGGCGTTTTTCACCCAACAAACCCGCATCGCTCTGGAGAACAACGGCTGGATCGACCCGGAGAAGATCGAGCACAGCCTGGCACGCGGTGCCTATGGTGCCCTGGCGCAGGCGCTGCATGACATGACGCCCGAGGAGGTGTGCAACGAAATCACCCGCAGCGGCCTGCGCGGACGCGGCGGCGGCGGCTATCCGACCGGAGTCAAGTGGGAACTGGTGCGCAAGGCGCCAGGAGAGCGCAAATTCGTGGTCGCCAACGGCGACGAAGGGGACCCCGGCGCCTACATGGATCGCAGCCTCATGGAGTCCGATCCGCACCGGGTTCTCGAGGGCATGGCCATCGCCGGCTATGCGGTGGGTGCCGAGCAGGGCTACATCTACGTGCGCGGCGAATACCCATTGGTAGCGGCGCGTCTGGCCAAAGCCATCAAGGCGGCCGAAAAGAGCGGCCTGCTCGGCAGCCGGGTGCTCGACAGCGGCTTCAACTTCCGCATCGACCTGCGCGTCGGAGGCGGCGCCTTCGTCTGCGGCGAGGAAACCGCGTTGATGACTTCCATCATGGGGCGCCGCGGCCAGCCGGTCCCGCGCCCGCCTTATCCGGCCCAGAGCGGCCTGTGGGGTTGCCCGACCCTGATCAACAATGTCGAGACCTTCGCCAACATCGCCCCCATTGTCAAAAACGGCGCCGCCTGGTACGCCGGCTTCGGCACGGAAAAGAGCAAAGGCACCAAGGTCTTCGCCCTGTGCGGCGAAGTGGTCAATTCCGGGCTCATCGAGGTCGAAATGGGCATCAGCCTGCGCCGCATCGTCTTTGACATCGGCGGCGGACTACCCGACGGCGGCCGCTTCAAGGCCGCGCAAACCGGCGGCCCCAGCGGCGGCTGCATCCCCGCGGAGCACCTCGATACCCCCGTCGACTACGAGAGCCTCAAGGATCTGGGTTCCATGATGGGTTCAGGCGGGCTGATCGTCATGAATGAAACCAGTTGCATGCCCGATGTGGCCAAGTTTTTCATGGAATTTTGCATGGATGAGAGCTGCGGAAAGTGCGTTCCATGCCGCGCCGGCACGGTGGAAATGCATCGGCTGCTCACCCGCATCACCGACGGCAGCGCCGTCCCCGAGGATCTGCAGACCCTTGAAGAACTCTGCCGGCTGGTCCAGGAAACCAGCCTCTGCGGACTGGGCATGACCGCGCCGAATCCGGTTCTCAACACGCTGCTTTACTTTCGCAACGAATATCTCGCCCACGTCGATGAACGGAATTGCCCGGCCGGAAATTGTACCCTCGACCGGATTCCCCTGTACAAGCTGCCCGAGCATGTCGATCGTCTGGCCATTCTCAAGGAGCGGAGCTGA
- the hoxE gene encoding bidirectional hydrogenase complex protein HoxE, which translates to MAPSTAAARPPSELNSSTSKDNTRLQLLDKSLKRFQYQQDALIEVLHAAQESFGHLDAEILDYVSIQLKLPPSWVYGVATFYNFFTLEPQGDHVCVVCMGTPCYVKGAGEIVARLEEIFDVKAGATTEDKKLTLMTARCLGTCGLAPMLTLDGEVLGKQTPESTTAAIQKKLADADNSQENDK; encoded by the coding sequence ATGGCGCCATCCACCGCGGCCGCTCGGCCCCCTTCGGAACTAAATTCCAGCACTTCCAAGGACAACACGCGACTTCAACTCCTCGACAAGTCGCTGAAACGATTCCAGTACCAACAGGACGCCCTCATTGAGGTCCTGCACGCTGCTCAGGAGAGTTTCGGCCATCTCGACGCGGAAATTCTCGATTACGTTTCCATTCAGCTCAAGCTTCCGCCCAGTTGGGTTTACGGGGTCGCCACTTTTTACAACTTTTTCACCCTTGAACCTCAGGGCGATCATGTTTGCGTGGTCTGCATGGGCACCCCCTGTTACGTCAAGGGCGCCGGGGAAATTGTCGCAAGACTCGAAGAAATTTTCGACGTCAAGGCCGGAGCAACCACCGAGGACAAAAAGTTGACCTTGATGACGGCACGCTGTCTGGGCACTTGCGGGTTGGCGCCGATGCTGACCCTCGATGGTGAGGTTCTCGGCAAACAAACCCCGGAATCAACCACGGCGGCCATTCAGAAAAAACTCGCCGACGCAGACAACAGCCAGGAGAACGACAAATGA
- a CDS encoding DUF3047 domain-containing protein, producing MALSWILWSCNHPAAALADQGIEFSPAQIIEWRPHVFKGTTHYELTDMNDTEAVHARCEEATASGLYLRESIDLRKTPIMEWNWRVDETFTDIDETSRAGDDYPARLYVVDERRVMRWRTRALNYVWASQMAEGSDWPNAYLAQNHMIAVRSGPPEESGQWFTQRRNVREDFMRYHGRVVDRIDAVAIMTDCDDTGQRAQAWYGTIRFLPESE from the coding sequence TTGGCCTTGAGCTGGATTCTGTGGAGTTGCAACCATCCTGCCGCGGCCCTGGCCGACCAGGGTATCGAATTTTCCCCTGCGCAAATCATTGAGTGGCGCCCGCATGTCTTCAAAGGAACTACGCACTACGAACTGACCGACATGAATGACACCGAGGCGGTGCATGCGCGCTGCGAGGAGGCCACGGCCTCGGGTCTCTATCTGCGCGAGTCCATCGATTTGCGGAAAACGCCGATAATGGAGTGGAATTGGCGGGTTGACGAGACATTTACCGATATCGACGAAACGAGCCGTGCCGGCGACGATTACCCGGCGCGGCTCTATGTCGTCGATGAGCGCCGCGTCATGCGCTGGCGCACCCGCGCCTTGAATTACGTCTGGGCCTCGCAAATGGCCGAGGGGTCCGATTGGCCCAATGCCTACCTGGCGCAGAATCACATGATCGCGGTGCGCTCCGGCCCGCCCGAGGAATCCGGGCAGTGGTTCACGCAGCGGCGCAATGTGCGCGAGGATTTCATGCGCTATCACGGCCGCGTGGTGGACAGGATCGATGCGGTGGCGATCATGACCGATTGCGATGACACGGGTCAACGTGCCCAAGCCTGGTACGGCACCATTCGCTTTCTGCCCGAGTCGGAATAG
- a CDS encoding SHOCT domain-containing protein has translation MPAYGWLFLLILALFLAGLLVVVFRWLIKQGAPWEKPSEKSALEILKERYARGEVSQEEFEQMKKDLE, from the coding sequence ATGCCGGCTTACGGCTGGCTTTTCTTACTGATCCTGGCACTATTTTTGGCTGGGCTTCTGGTGGTTGTTTTTCGTTGGTTGATCAAGCAGGGTGCGCCCTGGGAAAAACCATCCGAAAAGAGCGCCTTGGAAATTCTCAAGGAACGCTATGCACGCGGAGAGGTCTCGCAAGAAGAATTTGAACAGATGAAAAAGGATCTTGAGTGA
- a CDS encoding DUF4198 domain-containing protein, translating into MKKLALGLALSLAVTTSAWAHFQLLYTPESALERGEIIQLRHVFTHPFDDEHTMDMGRQHDSDELSPVEAFYVIHRGNKTDLRDTLKKISWQGNANAGAAYQSEYGARRMGDHVLVLKPAPYFEANEDTYIQQITKLIVNVAGMPTDWNANLGLKAEIVPLSKPYALWTGSTFSGVVMSQGKPVPFAELEIEYLNHDIDIAKNAMGKRRVEAPQDSFVTLSLITDANGTFTFGLPKSGWWGFAAVGVGPDEEYRGKELSQDAVIWVQVRDMK; encoded by the coding sequence ATGAAGAAATTGGCATTAGGCTTGGCCCTGAGTCTGGCGGTCACCACGAGCGCCTGGGCTCATTTTCAGTTGCTCTACACCCCGGAGTCGGCTTTGGAGCGCGGCGAAATCATTCAACTGCGCCATGTCTTCACCCACCCCTTCGACGACGAGCACACCATGGACATGGGCAGGCAGCACGATAGCGACGAACTGAGTCCCGTCGAGGCTTTTTACGTCATCCATCGGGGCAACAAGACCGATTTGCGCGACACCCTGAAAAAAATCAGTTGGCAAGGCAACGCCAACGCCGGCGCCGCCTATCAGTCCGAGTACGGCGCGCGCCGCATGGGCGATCATGTGCTGGTGCTCAAGCCCGCGCCCTACTTTGAAGCCAATGAAGACACCTACATCCAGCAGATCACCAAGCTGATCGTCAATGTGGCCGGAATGCCCACGGACTGGAACGCCAATTTGGGGCTCAAGGCCGAAATCGTACCCCTCAGCAAGCCCTACGCTCTGTGGACGGGATCGACTTTCAGCGGTGTGGTCATGAGCCAAGGTAAGCCGGTGCCCTTTGCCGAACTTGAAATCGAGTACCTCAATCACGACATCGACATCGCCAAAAACGCCATGGGCAAACGTCGCGTGGAAGCGCCGCAGGACAGTTTCGTCACCCTGAGTCTCATCACCGATGCCAACGGCACCTTCACCTTCGGCCTGCCCAAATCCGGCTGGTGGGGCTTTGCCGCCGTCGGCGTGGGTCCCGACGAGGAGTATCGTGGCAAGGAACTAAGTCAGGATGCGGTCATCTGGGTTCAGGTCAGGGATATGAAATAA